From one Cyprinus carpio isolate SPL01 chromosome B3, ASM1834038v1, whole genome shotgun sequence genomic stretch:
- the LOC122136857 gene encoding CD209 antigen-like protein C: protein MRKGKRQLVCVWVLLCVLLLTAVIVLCVIFTQERQQFISTTENLTRERDQLKHEKNYLWSSLCKVDRWKCHQSSLYFISSEKKSWTESRRYCRERADLIIINNTEEQEFVKIISGGSGYFWIGLTDIEVEGRWKWVDGSTLTSEFWASGEPNSYRGKEEDCAINRSSGWADFPCDETYKWICEKSVLK from the exons ATGAGGAAAGGGAAGAGA CAGCTGGTGTGTGTTTGGGTGctgctgtgtgttcttctgctgactgcagtcatagtgctgtGTGTCATCTTCACTCAAGAGAGACAACAGTTCATATCCACCACTGAGAATCTGACTAGAGAGAGAGACCAgctgaaacatgaaaaaaattatctttgGAGTAGTCTTTGTAAAGTGG ATAGATGGAAGTGCCATCAATCCAGTCTTTACTTCATTTCCTCTGAGAAGAAGAGCTGGACTGAGAGCAGAAGATACTGTAGAGAGagagcagatctgatcatcatcaacaacacagaggaacaa GAGTTTGTGAAGATCATTTCTGGTGGTTCTGGATATTTCTGGATTGGTCTGACTGATATTGAAGTGGAGGGCAgatggaaatgggttgatggcagCACACTGACCTCTGA GTTCTGGGCGTCTGGAGAGCCAAACAGCTATCGGGGAAAAGAGGAAGACTGTGCTATTAATCGTTCATCAGGATGGGCTGATTTTCCATGTGATGAAACGTATAAATGGATCTGTGAGAAGAGTGTTCTTAAATGA